A portion of the Candidatus Pristimantibacillus lignocellulolyticus genome contains these proteins:
- the metE gene encoding 5-methyltetrahydropteroyltriglutamate--homocysteine S-methyltransferase, producing MVKSSILGYPRIGEQRQWKKALESFWNEQINEQQLLSQLQEIRLQHLSKQKETGIDLIPVNDFSLYDQVLDTSTMLGLIPQRFNYKGGEVSTQLYYEIARGSKDATASEMTKWFNTNYHYIVPELGNIEPQLTVNRPLIAYQEAKKHLNIESKPVLLGLFTFVKLSKGYKADQFKTWIEKLLPLYIQILQQLEQAGVQWVQVDEPAFVQQLSDEDLATIQNIYNVLAQAAPKLQIMLQTYFESVERYEEIVQLPVAGIGLDFVHGAKQNLQHIKQFGFPANKVLGAGVIDGRNIWKANLSEQHQLLQLLKEQVGDEQLWVQSSCSLLHVPVSLNREDTLPEVIRNVMAYADEKLVEIVQLTQAINCVDIGYLTQIEQDKVAFALFNNLEQRNQQQVYATIDDLKKTGLQRAVPFVNRYDEQQQKLELPILPTTTIGSFPQSLEVRQARQLWRKGEWNEERYNAFIEAEIDRWITIQEQLGLDVLVHGEFERTDMVEFFGEKLGGFVFTKNGWVQSYGSRCVKPPVIYGDVTFIKPMTLKETVYAQEQTEKPVKGMLTGPITIMNWSFVRQDIAREEIAYQLAYALRQEVEALEAAGIPIIQVDEPAVREGLPLKSTEQQAYLDWSIRAFRMTTCSVQATTQIHTHMCYCDFHDMIASIESMDADVISIETSRSHGELIGSFEENTYPQGIGLGVYDIHSPRVPAVAEMTTMIDRALQVLSPKIFWINPDCGLKTRKEVETIDALRNMVTATIEAREKLQLQTIN from the coding sequence ATGGTGAAAAGTAGTATACTTGGTTATCCACGTATTGGGGAACAACGTCAATGGAAAAAGGCATTAGAAAGTTTTTGGAATGAACAAATTAATGAACAACAATTACTAAGTCAGTTACAAGAAATTCGTCTGCAACATCTTAGTAAACAGAAAGAGACGGGCATTGATCTTATTCCAGTAAATGATTTCAGTTTATATGACCAAGTGCTTGATACTTCAACTATGCTTGGTTTAATTCCACAGCGTTTCAACTATAAAGGCGGCGAAGTTTCAACACAGCTTTACTATGAAATCGCTCGTGGTTCGAAGGATGCTACTGCAAGTGAAATGACTAAATGGTTCAATACGAATTATCATTACATCGTACCTGAACTTGGAAATATAGAGCCGCAATTAACGGTAAACCGTCCACTAATTGCTTATCAAGAAGCAAAAAAACATTTGAATATAGAGAGTAAACCTGTGTTGTTAGGGTTATTTACATTCGTGAAGCTATCTAAGGGATATAAGGCTGATCAATTTAAGACGTGGATTGAAAAACTTCTTCCATTATATATACAAATCTTACAACAGCTTGAACAAGCTGGAGTACAGTGGGTTCAAGTTGATGAACCGGCATTTGTTCAACAACTATCTGACGAGGATCTTGCTACAATACAGAACATCTATAACGTATTAGCTCAAGCGGCACCGAAATTACAAATTATGCTGCAAACGTATTTTGAAAGTGTTGAACGTTATGAAGAGATTGTCCAATTGCCAGTAGCGGGTATCGGACTTGACTTTGTACATGGGGCAAAGCAAAATCTTCAACATATCAAACAGTTCGGATTCCCAGCAAATAAAGTATTAGGTGCAGGTGTTATTGACGGGCGAAATATTTGGAAGGCTAATCTATCAGAGCAGCACCAACTCCTTCAATTGTTGAAAGAGCAAGTGGGAGATGAACAATTATGGGTACAATCTTCATGCAGCCTATTACATGTCCCTGTGAGTCTAAATCGTGAAGATACATTACCAGAAGTTATTCGCAATGTAATGGCATATGCAGATGAGAAATTAGTAGAAATTGTTCAATTAACGCAAGCAATTAATTGTGTGGATATTGGATACTTGACTCAAATTGAACAAGACAAAGTTGCATTTGCATTATTCAATAATTTAGAGCAACGTAATCAACAACAAGTATACGCCACGATTGACGACTTGAAAAAAACTGGTCTACAACGTGCTGTTCCTTTTGTTAACCGTTACGATGAACAACAACAGAAATTAGAGCTTCCAATTCTACCAACAACGACAATCGGAAGTTTCCCACAATCGCTAGAAGTTCGTCAAGCTAGACAGTTATGGCGTAAAGGGGAATGGAACGAAGAACGTTACAACGCATTTATCGAGGCAGAAATTGATCGCTGGATTACGATTCAAGAGCAGCTTGGACTCGATGTGCTCGTTCATGGTGAATTTGAGCGTACGGATATGGTTGAGTTTTTCGGAGAGAAATTAGGTGGATTCGTATTTACGAAAAATGGCTGGGTACAGTCTTATGGTTCTCGTTGTGTTAAGCCTCCTGTAATCTACGGAGATGTAACATTTATTAAGCCGATGACATTGAAAGAAACGGTATATGCGCAAGAGCAAACAGAAAAACCTGTAAAAGGGATGCTGACAGGACCAATTACGATTATGAACTGGTCATTTGTTAGACAAGATATTGCCAGAGAAGAGATTGCTTATCAACTAGCTTATGCATTACGTCAAGAAGTTGAAGCTTTAGAAGCAGCAGGTATTCCAATTATTCAAGTAGATGAACCTGCAGTGAGAGAAGGGTTACCACTAAAATCTACAGAGCAACAAGCATATTTGGATTGGTCGATTAGAGCTTTCCGTATGACTACTTGTTCAGTGCAAGCAACGACACAAATTCATACTCATATGTGTTATTGTGATTTCCATGACATGATCGCTTCGATTGAGTCTATGGATGCCGATGTTATCTCTATCGAGACATCTCGTAGCCATGGTGAATTAATTGGTAGTTTTGAAGAGAATACGTATCCGCAAGGTATTGGACTTGGTGTATATGATATTCATAGTCCACGAGTACCAGCGGTAGCAGAAATGACAACGATGATTGACCGTGCGCTTCAAGTACTTAGTCCGAAAATTTTCTGGATTAACCCAGATTGTGGACTTAAGACACGTAAAGAAGTTGAAACAATTGATGCACTGCGTAATATGGTTACAGCTACAATAGAGGCGAGAGAAAAGCTACAATTGCAAACGATAAATTAA
- a CDS encoding PucR family transcriptional regulator ligand-binding domain-containing protein produces MNLTIEEALQNYPLSRARIVAGAEGLNRVIKSVNTMDAPDVTDWIKAGEMVFTTAFAIKDTPEDFLNLLQKLNDSNAAGLGIKLGRYWNEIPQIVINEANRLHFPLLELPYEFTFADQMSALIEMEIEKNTRPLQDALTIQKNLVRFALQPGDSEHYFERIGEILSHPIAIIGTRGQILYNTCSWSEEEILKDWPWNPRYTKKRATNGWICAVPLLQEENCIGYLLIMPDNSNTIQKEEVLFHQAAEILSFHMDRFQDDYQSIDSYHWTLAIDRYLQRKISPEQFLEQTRALQAQTQEIAYICIKTVVSSHQLYSLSKDLRKLRRELIYHPYLQHKKCYHLFHNEHMISIITLPEQERKQLTIIDFSDQISSVFEELLHDNDPAELRCYISKPKYNLADILAAKDECEHAEHLSEKLNLSRKITLFSNLEFNYIFQHIPATVLSQFSTNLLRPLLDKNVEYSTEMIKTLDTFLEHEANVTETAQALYVHRNTVLYRLDKASELLEIDLKKVSHLMQLKLALLFRKLAKDSN; encoded by the coding sequence ATGAATCTCACCATAGAAGAAGCTCTCCAAAATTATCCATTATCTAGAGCGAGAATAGTTGCAGGAGCGGAAGGCTTGAATCGAGTGATTAAATCTGTTAATACGATGGACGCTCCTGATGTAACGGATTGGATTAAAGCTGGGGAAATGGTGTTCACTACTGCATTTGCAATTAAAGATACTCCTGAAGACTTTTTAAATTTGTTACAAAAACTCAATGATAGTAATGCAGCGGGATTAGGTATTAAATTGGGTCGATATTGGAATGAAATCCCACAAATTGTTATCAATGAAGCTAATCGATTACATTTTCCATTATTAGAATTACCTTACGAATTCACATTTGCCGATCAAATGAGTGCTCTAATAGAAATGGAAATCGAAAAAAATACTCGTCCACTTCAAGATGCACTAACTATTCAGAAAAATCTCGTTAGATTTGCATTACAACCTGGGGATTCAGAACACTATTTTGAACGTATTGGTGAGATTCTATCTCATCCAATCGCTATCATTGGTACAAGAGGGCAAATACTTTACAATACTTGCAGTTGGTCAGAAGAAGAGATACTTAAGGATTGGCCTTGGAACCCGCGGTATACTAAAAAGCGCGCTACAAACGGATGGATCTGTGCAGTTCCATTACTGCAAGAGGAAAATTGCATTGGCTACTTGCTCATTATGCCTGACAACTCAAATACCATTCAAAAAGAAGAGGTATTGTTCCATCAAGCAGCTGAAATATTATCGTTCCATATGGATCGTTTTCAAGACGACTATCAGTCTATTGACAGTTATCATTGGACATTAGCCATCGATCGATATCTCCAACGCAAAATATCACCAGAACAATTTTTAGAACAAACTCGCGCTTTGCAGGCTCAAACTCAGGAAATTGCTTATATTTGCATTAAAACTGTCGTTAGCTCACATCAACTCTATTCCCTCTCTAAGGATTTGCGCAAATTAAGGAGAGAGCTAATTTATCATCCTTATCTACAACATAAGAAATGCTATCACCTTTTTCACAATGAACATATGATTTCGATAATTACTTTGCCGGAACAAGAAAGAAAACAGCTTACGATTATCGACTTTTCAGATCAAATAAGTTCGGTATTCGAAGAACTTCTACATGATAACGACCCAGCTGAACTTCGATGCTACATTAGTAAACCAAAATATAATTTAGCTGATATACTCGCTGCAAAAGATGAATGTGAACATGCTGAGCACCTCAGCGAAAAACTCAATTTATCCCGTAAAATAACCCTTTTTTCTAATTTAGAATTCAACTATATTTTCCAACACATTCCTGCAACTGTACTATCTCAATTCAGCACAAATTTACTTCGTCCCTTATTGGACAAAAATGTTGAGTATTCCACAGAAATGATAAAAACATTGGATACCTTTCTAGAACATGAAGCGAATGTAACTGAAACAGCACAAGCACTCTATGTCCATCGTAACACTGTATTGTATCGTCTTGATAAAGCAAGCGAATTATTAGAGATAGATTTGAAAAAAGTTAGTCATCTTATGCAACTCAAATTAGCTTTACTATTTAGAAAGTTAGCGAAAGATTCTAATTAA
- a CDS encoding Lrp/AsnC family transcriptional regulator — protein sequence MNNQQKSERGNINIDEIDRKIISELNLNGRISYTELAKTIGLSRVAVQGRVNTLIEQGVIERFTAVINPEKVGIQVSAFFNVEVEPKHLHEVADQLSEEPVVTSLYHMTGPSKLHMHGLFRNNEEMDRFMKEKLYVLPGIMSVDCQLLINRYKSRMGMRL from the coding sequence ATGAATAATCAACAAAAAAGTGAGCGTGGAAACATAAATATTGATGAAATAGATAGAAAAATCATCTCAGAGCTCAATCTGAACGGGAGAATATCTTACACAGAGCTAGCGAAGACGATAGGGTTATCTCGTGTTGCGGTGCAAGGCAGAGTCAATACACTAATAGAACAAGGAGTAATTGAACGATTTACTGCTGTCATTAATCCAGAGAAAGTAGGTATACAGGTCTCTGCATTTTTTAATGTAGAGGTAGAACCCAAACATTTACATGAAGTGGCGGATCAATTATCTGAGGAACCAGTTGTAACAAGTTTGTATCATATGACTGGTCCTAGTAAATTACATATGCATGGACTATTTCGAAATAATGAAGAAATGGATCGCTTTATGAAGGAGAAGCTGTATGTGTTGCCAGGAATTATGAGTGTAGACTGTCAACTACTTATTAATCGATACAAGAGTCGCATGGGAATGAGGTTATAA
- a CDS encoding chromate transporter: MKEKQKSRPYIQLMWGMMKTGIVGFGGGPSVIPLIRHEAVKTYQWINDDEFGEILAIANALPGPIATKIAAYLGYRIKGVKGAVVAVLGHILPSSLAMILLMSGVYFLSASPIIQGMISAVIPVVAVMLGVMMYEFGQKAVKGLGIYLGIVSFVLAFLLLQVIEIHPAIVIIVFLSYGTVHFRIMSKWKAKRQQRGDT, from the coding sequence ATGAAGGAAAAGCAAAAAAGTCGCCCTTATATACAGCTGATGTGGGGCATGATGAAGACAGGAATTGTCGGTTTCGGTGGAGGACCTTCTGTCATACCATTAATTCGGCATGAAGCAGTAAAGACATACCAATGGATTAATGATGATGAGTTCGGTGAGATATTAGCTATAGCTAATGCTTTGCCAGGTCCGATCGCTACTAAGATTGCTGCCTATTTGGGTTATCGTATAAAGGGTGTGAAGGGTGCAGTGGTTGCTGTACTTGGTCATATTCTCCCTTCTAGCTTAGCGATGATTCTATTAATGTCAGGCGTGTATTTCTTAAGTGCGTCACCTATCATTCAAGGGATGATTAGTGCAGTTATTCCAGTTGTAGCTGTTATGCTCGGTGTAATGATGTATGAATTCGGACAAAAAGCAGTTAAAGGGCTTGGGATTTATCTAGGTATAGTATCTTTCGTTCTGGCATTTTTATTATTACAAGTGATCGAAATTCATCCTGCTATCGTTATTATAGTATTTCTATCTTATGGTACTGTACATTTCCGTATAATGTCGAAGTGGAAGGCGAAACGACAACAGAGAGGAGATACATAG
- a CDS encoding chromate transporter produces MDWLELVWLFIGFFVANVLGYGGGPASIPLMYREVVTNYAWSTPTEFSNILALGNALPGPIATKIAAFVGYDVGGVLGTIIALMATIVPSAVALILLLRVLQKHRQSNVVKGIALLVQPVIAIMMLVLTWEMGQSSIESIGWMQSLIIAAIAFWAMQLRKIHPAIVILVAFAYGGIILPYF; encoded by the coding sequence GTGGATTGGTTAGAATTAGTTTGGTTATTTATTGGTTTTTTTGTTGCAAATGTGCTCGGGTACGGAGGAGGACCAGCATCAATTCCGTTAATGTATCGTGAAGTGGTTACGAATTATGCATGGTCAACTCCCACAGAGTTTTCTAATATACTAGCACTTGGTAATGCTCTACCAGGACCAATCGCTACGAAGATTGCTGCATTTGTTGGTTATGATGTAGGTGGTGTACTAGGGACGATTATTGCTTTAATGGCAACGATTGTTCCTTCTGCAGTTGCTCTTATATTATTGTTGAGAGTGCTACAAAAGCATCGCCAATCTAATGTAGTAAAGGGAATTGCACTACTTGTTCAACCTGTCATTGCGATTATGATGTTAGTTCTTACTTGGGAAATGGGTCAAAGCTCAATAGAGAGTATAGGTTGGATGCAATCTCTTATTATAGCTGCCATAGCCTTTTGGGCAATGCAGTTAAGGAAGATTCATCCAGCGATTGTTATTTTAGTAGCTTTTGCTTATGGTGGCATTATATTACCGTATTTCTAA